The window CCATCGTCGAGCTGTCGGCCGTGCTGGATGAGCTTGAGGCAACGACCGACGACGACGAGCAGTCGCGACTGGATCACGCGTTCCACATGCGCATCGTTGAGTTGGGTGGAAACCAGGCTTTCGCCGCCTTGCTCTCCGTGCTCCGTTCGCGTTCACGCGCCTACCGGATTTTCCGCACGGCGGACGCCAGTGAGATCAAGCGGCTTTCCGACTCCGGGCATCGGGCCATCCTGCGTGCACTCGAGACTCGTGACCCGGCCGCGGCCGCGGCGGCGGCAGCCACACATGTGGCGCAGACGGAGGTTTGGCTGCGCAAACACCGCCCACCCGCGGAGGGGTGACCATGGCGGGGTGCGCTCAGAGGCGTAGTTCCCAGTACTGGCCCACCAGGTCGTGGCCGAAACTCCGGTGTGGTTCTTCCTCGACCAGCCGGAAACCGGTCTTGATGTAGAGATGCCGCGCCGCTGTGAGCACATCGTTGGTCCAAAGAACCAGAGACTTATACCTGGCCGAGCGGGCGAACCGGACACACTCGTCCACGAGCCGGCCGCCGACGCCGTCGCCCCGCGCCCACGGCTCGACCAGCAGCAGCCGGAGTTGTGCGGTGTGGTCGTTCTTGCGAACACAAAACACGCAACCAGCCGGTTTGCCGTCGACCTCGGCGATCCAAGCTTGTTCGCGCGCCGGGTCGTGGTCCCGGCCGTAGTCGGCGACAATCTGAGCGACAAGCGCCTCGAACGCCTGACCCCAGCCGTACTCGTCGGCGTAGAGGCGGCCGTGTCGTTGGACGACCCAGCCGAGGTCGCCGGGGCGTAACCCACGGATCACGATGGTTCGCGGCGCAGGCCGTGCGCTGAGGAGTCGCTCCGCGGTCTCGAATGCGTTCACCAGGTGCCGCTGATCGTCGTTGCTGAGCTGTTCGAGCAAGCGGGCCGCCTGCTGTTCGGAGCGGGCGTTGAGGGTGGCGAACGCGTCACGGCCGGTGGCGGTCAGAGACGCCACCTGCTTGCGGGCGTCGAGCTCGGAAACGCTGCGTTCCACCAACCCTTTCTTCTCCAGCCTGCCCAGAACGCGACTGAGGTGGCCGGGATCGATGTGCATCGCGGCGCGCACCGCGGTGATCTCGGCGAGGCCGTCATGTTGGGCCAGCTCGAAGATGACACGTGCCTCGGTGACGCTGAACCTGGACTGAAGTAGACCTTGGTCGAGCAGGCCCATGTGTGCGGTGAAGAAGCGATTGAATCGGCGCACCGCACTCACTCGTGTGCCGACGGTTCTTTGTTCGATGGCAGCACCGGTCATGATGACATCGTCAAACTTTTCTTTGTCGCCGTCAAGGATTATCTGTCAACGTCCTGCGCTCGCGTGCCGAGGCGGCCGGTCAGGCGCTTGGTTCGTTGCCCGGGCGCCACTTGATCGAGCAGCCCATGGCCGGCCGGTGGGGGAGCGGCACTGGCTTGCCGGCGAGCACGAGGTCGAATGCCGCACGTAGCGATGCGCCGGTGACGGGTTTGTGGTTGCCAGGGGTGCTCTCGTCGAACGCGCCGTGATACGCGAGACGACGGTCCGCGTCGTACAGGAAGAGATCGGGGGTGCAAACCGCGCCGTAAGCTAGCCCAACACGCTGGTCGGCGTCGATCAAGTACGGGAACTGCCAGCCGGCCCGGTTGGCTTGCGCTTGCAGGTGCTCAGCGTCATCGTCGGGATAAGCATCGGCGTCGTTGGTGCAGATCGCCACCGTGGCGAGTCCATGTTTGGCGTACTCGCCGGTGAGTGCGCCGAAGCTGGATTCGATGTGCTGGACGTACGGGCAGTGGTTGCAGACAAAGGCCACCAGCAGCGCCGACGCGCCGGAGAACGACGCGAGAGTGAACTCTTCGCCGTCGACCGAAGGCAAGGCGAAGTCTGGCGCTGGCGTTCCGACAGTGGTGTCGCGGGATTCGACGGCCACGGGAGCCTCCTTGGGCGGATTT is drawn from Phytoactinopolyspora mesophila and contains these coding sequences:
- a CDS encoding bifunctional helix-turn-helix transcriptional regulator/GNAT family N-acetyltransferase; protein product: MTGAAIEQRTVGTRVSAVRRFNRFFTAHMGLLDQGLLQSRFSVTEARVIFELAQHDGLAEITAVRAAMHIDPGHLSRVLGRLEKKGLVERSVSELDARKQVASLTATGRDAFATLNARSEQQAARLLEQLSNDDQRHLVNAFETAERLLSARPAPRTIVIRGLRPGDLGWVVQRHGRLYADEYGWGQAFEALVAQIVADYGRDHDPAREQAWIAEVDGKPAGCVFCVRKNDHTAQLRLLLVEPWARGDGVGGRLVDECVRFARSARYKSLVLWTNDVLTAARHLYIKTGFRLVEEEPHRSFGHDLVGQYWELRL
- a CDS encoding thioredoxin family protein, producing MAVESRDTTVGTPAPDFALPSVDGEEFTLASFSGASALLVAFVCNHCPYVQHIESSFGALTGEYAKHGLATVAICTNDADAYPDDDAEHLQAQANRAGWQFPYLIDADQRVGLAYGAVCTPDLFLYDADRRLAYHGAFDESTPGNHKPVTGASLRAAFDLVLAGKPVPLPHRPAMGCSIKWRPGNEPSA